Proteins co-encoded in one Deltaproteobacteria bacterium genomic window:
- a CDS encoding KUP/HAK/KT family potassium transporter, protein MRQDQPASFGSGVMKSMGVVFGDIGTSPIYTLTVIFLITAPTKANIFGILSLIVWTLIILVTVGYAVLATNLSHKGEGGTIVLREILTRTLKKGRTVSVLTVMSYLGVSLLLGDGVITPAISILSAVEGLTLIPVFEGMGQNSIVAMSIVIAIGLFIFQYKGTDTVARMFGPIMVVWFIALTITGLISIVQRPDVLAAVNPYYAIKFLMDNKIAGFIVLSEVILCATGSEAMYADMGHLGRKSIVNAWYFVFVALVINYLGQGAFLLGHPETKTVLFGMVNTNLNWAYIPFLLLTLTATIIASQAMISGVFSIAYQCINTRIIPMMRVQYTSSHIKSQIYLGFMNWTLMTLVIAAMLHFKASENLAAAYGLAAIGTMTISAILMWAIFFSTRKYLRLALITIVLSADVVFLLACLNKLPHGAYWSLILASIPFISILLWVYGSRALYKSLMPLEIEVFSTAYEQIYDKDKNIPGTALFFTKNWHMVSRHIIHCMVSMNIIYERNIFVSVTRTDEPFGVTSEVKENVCTGLDVLEIKAGYMTVLNTVQILEKHNI, encoded by the coding sequence ATGAGACAAGACCAACCCGCATCGTTTGGCTCCGGCGTCATGAAGTCCATGGGCGTCGTCTTCGGCGACATCGGGACAAGCCCCATATACACGCTGACCGTAATATTCCTCATTACGGCCCCGACGAAAGCGAACATCTTCGGCATACTCTCGCTTATCGTCTGGACCCTTATTATCCTCGTAACCGTCGGATACGCCGTCCTTGCCACCAACCTTAGCCACAAGGGCGAAGGCGGCACCATCGTGCTTCGGGAAATTCTAACGCGTACCCTCAAAAAGGGGCGCACCGTATCGGTACTGACCGTAATGTCGTACCTTGGCGTGTCGCTTCTTCTTGGCGACGGCGTCATCACCCCGGCAATAAGCATACTCTCGGCTGTCGAGGGCCTAACCCTCATCCCCGTGTTCGAGGGCATGGGGCAGAACTCGATAGTCGCAATGTCCATAGTCATAGCAATCGGCCTCTTCATATTCCAGTACAAGGGCACTGACACTGTCGCAAGGATGTTTGGCCCCATCATGGTAGTCTGGTTCATAGCCCTCACTATAACCGGGCTGATATCGATAGTTCAGAGGCCCGACGTCCTGGCCGCAGTAAACCCGTACTACGCAATAAAGTTCCTCATGGACAACAAGATAGCCGGGTTCATCGTGCTCTCGGAGGTAATCCTTTGCGCAACCGGCTCCGAGGCCATGTACGCGGACATGGGGCATCTGGGGAGAAAGTCCATCGTGAACGCGTGGTACTTCGTCTTCGTCGCGCTCGTCATAAACTACCTTGGCCAGGGCGCGTTCCTTCTTGGCCACCCTGAGACAAAGACCGTGCTATTTGGCATGGTCAACACGAACTTGAACTGGGCCTACATACCGTTTCTCCTTCTAACGCTAACGGCGACCATCATCGCATCGCAGGCCATGATAAGCGGCGTTTTCTCGATCGCCTATCAATGCATCAACACGCGCATAATACCCATGATGCGAGTGCAATACACGTCCTCTCACATAAAGTCGCAGATATACTTGGGGTTCATGAACTGGACGCTTATGACCCTCGTCATAGCCGCGATGCTGCACTTCAAGGCCTCGGAAAACCTGGCCGCTGCATACGGCCTTGCGGCGATCGGCACGATGACGATAAGCGCGATACTCATGTGGGCCATCTTCTTCTCGACAAGGAAGTACCTCCGTCTCGCGTTAATCACCATAGTTCTCTCTGCCGACGTGGTCTTTCTCCTCGCGTGCTTGAACAAACTGCCCCACGGCGCGTACTGGTCGCTAATCCTTGCCTCGATACCCTTTATCTCCATACTTCTCTGGGTGTACGGCTCGAGGGCGCTCTATAAGTCGCTTATGCCGCTCGAGATAGAAGTGTTCTCGACAGCCTACGAGCAGATTTACGACAAGGACAAGAACATCCCCGGCACCGCGCTCTTCTTTACGAAGAACTGGCACATGGTATCGAGGCACATCATACACTGCATGGTCTCGATGAACATCATCTATGAGCGAAATATCTTCGTCTCGGTCACAAGAACGGACGAGCCGTTTGGCGTCACATCGGAAGTGAAAGAGAACGTCTGCACGGGATTGGACGTGCTGGAAATAAAGGCCGGGTACATGACCGTGCTAAACACCGTGCAGATACTCGAAAAGCACAACATAA
- the lsrF gene encoding 3-hydroxy-5-phosphonooxypentane-2,4-dione thiolase, protein MDWGLRNRLSRIIKPATGKTVMLAIDHGYFLGPTTGLEEPAKVAAPLLPYADTLMPTRGVLRNCIDANFDIPVCLRVSGGTSVLKEDLSNEELTVSLKDAIRLNVAAVALSIFVGSPNEKQSLKNMADLIDDANDYGMPVLAVTAVGKDMVRDARYLALATRIAGEMGAHFVKTYYCDDFEKVTKTSPVPVVIAGGKKIPEKEALELSYKAIQAGAVGVDMGRNIFQSDNPVPMIKTVREVVHAGLKPDKAFDMYQTLSAEAKKKKTA, encoded by the coding sequence ATGGACTGGGGACTTAGAAATCGCTTATCTCGTATCATAAAGCCTGCTACAGGAAAGACCGTTATGCTGGCAATCGACCACGGCTACTTCCTTGGCCCGACAACCGGGCTCGAGGAACCGGCAAAGGTCGCAGCCCCGCTTCTTCCCTATGCCGACACGCTCATGCCCACAAGGGGCGTATTAAGGAACTGCATTGACGCGAATTTCGACATTCCGGTGTGCCTTAGGGTGTCTGGTGGAACGAGCGTATTGAAGGAAGACCTTTCGAACGAAGAGTTGACGGTTTCGCTAAAAGACGCCATACGCCTTAACGTCGCGGCAGTGGCGCTTTCCATATTCGTCGGGTCTCCAAACGAAAAGCAGTCTTTAAAGAACATGGCCGACTTAATCGACGATGCAAACGACTACGGTATGCCGGTGCTTGCCGTAACGGCAGTTGGTAAGGACATGGTAAGGGACGCAAGGTACCTTGCCCTCGCAACACGCATAGCTGGCGAGATGGGCGCGCATTTTGTTAAGACCTACTACTGCGACGACTTCGAAAAGGTCACGAAAACAAGCCCCGTGCCCGTGGTTATTGCAGGAGGCAAGAAAATCCCTGAGAAGGAAGCGCTCGAGCTCTCCTACAAGGCCATACAGGCCGGAGCAGTCGGCGTTGACATGGGCCGTAACATATTCCAGAGCGATAACCCTGTGCCGATGATTAAGACAGTACGCGAGGTTGTGCACGCGGGGCTTAAGCCGGATAAGGCCTTTGATATGTATCAGACCTTGTCAGCCGAAGCAAAGAAAAAGAAGACGGCATAA
- a CDS encoding alcohol dehydrogenase catalytic domain-containing protein, giving the protein MKAAVYYKNSDVRIEDVTRPVIKDGELLVKIMASGICGSDVMEWYRIKKAPIVLGHEIAGIVEEVGAGVGNFKKGDRVTVAHHIPCNTCRHCLAGNHSVCDTLRTTNFDPGGFCEFVRVPAINVDRGVYKLPENVSFEEGTFSEPLGCVIRGFRLMQMRPGASILVIGSGMSGLLHIKRARALGSGPITAVDVSDVKLDFAVKSGADLALKADADIAAEMQKKFGRMADIVVLCTAHDNAIKTALKCVERAGTIMFFAPKSPGETYAMPLFDLWKDNITFRNTYASTPVDTVEALDMMASKRVMVEDMITHRLALKDAAEGFKLVAEAKNSVKVLIEPQR; this is encoded by the coding sequence ATGAAGGCTGCTGTATACTATAAGAACTCGGATGTAAGGATAGAGGACGTTACGCGCCCCGTTATAAAGGACGGCGAGTTGCTCGTGAAAATCATGGCAAGCGGCATCTGCGGCAGCGACGTCATGGAGTGGTACCGCATAAAGAAGGCGCCAATAGTGCTCGGCCACGAAATAGCTGGCATTGTCGAGGAAGTGGGAGCAGGGGTTGGGAACTTTAAAAAAGGCGACCGCGTGACGGTTGCGCACCATATACCTTGCAACACGTGCCGCCACTGCCTTGCGGGAAATCATTCGGTGTGCGATACGCTAAGGACAACGAACTTCGACCCCGGCGGGTTCTGCGAGTTTGTAAGGGTGCCTGCAATCAATGTCGACAGGGGGGTATATAAGCTCCCGGAGAACGTTTCTTTCGAAGAGGGGACATTTAGCGAGCCGCTTGGCTGCGTAATACGCGGCTTTCGCCTGATGCAGATGAGGCCCGGGGCCTCTATTCTTGTAATCGGTAGCGGCATGTCCGGGCTTCTGCATATAAAGCGTGCGCGTGCGCTCGGCTCGGGGCCAATAACGGCCGTGGATGTGTCGGATGTAAAGCTCGACTTTGCGGTTAAGAGCGGCGCAGACCTTGCCTTGAAGGCAGATGCCGATATTGCAGCAGAGATGCAAAAGAAGTTTGGCCGCATGGCTGATATAGTTGTTCTTTGCACTGCGCATGATAACGCTATAAAGACCGCGCTAAAATGTGTGGAAAGGGCTGGCACGATTATGTTCTTTGCCCCGAAGTCTCCGGGTGAGACATACGCCATGCCGCTTTTTGATTTATGGAAGGATAACATAACGTTTCGTAACACATATGCCTCTACGCCCGTTGACACTGTCGAGGCGCTCGATATGATGGCATCGAAGCGAGTCATGGTGGAGGACATGATAACCCACCGTCTCGCGTTAAAGGACGCTGCCGAGGGCTTCAAGCTCGTTGCAGAGGCAAAGAATTCGGTAAAAGTACTGATAGAGCCGCAGAGGTAG
- a CDS encoding NAD(+)/NADH kinase, whose product MAGVMKKIGFVAKFGNPRALDLCAALAELVHSRGIEAYGSAELVSMVKGVKAATDDEMKQNVEAVVVLGGDGTMLYAARVLNGKKVPILGANMGGLGFLTSIRVEEIFDSVERLISGNYETEERMMLNVRIVRGINILAEHNVLNDVVIKSKQARLVKLDTSINKEYVTTFRADGIIVASPTGSTAYALSASGPILYPTIHSISIVPICPFNLTNRPVVIPDWMDVDITIKEGNPECFATIDGQIDVDITAGDRVVVKRAESNVYLVKTKGKGYFDILRERLSWEAKSK is encoded by the coding sequence ATGGCCGGGGTCATGAAGAAAATAGGATTCGTTGCTAAGTTTGGCAATCCGAGGGCGCTTGACCTTTGCGCAGCGCTTGCCGAACTCGTCCATTCGCGCGGCATCGAGGCCTACGGCAGCGCTGAGCTTGTCTCCATGGTAAAGGGGGTAAAGGCCGCCACCGACGATGAAATGAAGCAGAACGTCGAGGCCGTGGTGGTGCTTGGCGGCGACGGCACCATGCTCTACGCAGCCAGGGTGCTAAACGGCAAGAAGGTGCCAATCCTTGGCGCCAACATGGGAGGGCTCGGGTTCCTCACCTCCATACGGGTCGAGGAGATATTTGATTCGGTCGAGCGTCTTATAAGCGGTAACTACGAGACCGAGGAGCGCATGATGCTAAACGTCCGTATCGTGCGCGGCATTAACATACTGGCCGAGCACAACGTTCTTAACGACGTTGTCATCAAAAGCAAGCAGGCGCGGCTCGTTAAGCTCGATACGAGCATCAACAAGGAATACGTAACGACCTTCAGGGCCGACGGCATAATAGTCGCCTCTCCAACCGGCTCGACAGCTTACGCTCTCTCGGCATCGGGCCCCATACTCTACCCGACCATACATTCGATAAGCATTGTTCCTATATGCCCGTTTAACCTCACCAACCGCCCGGTCGTCATACCGGACTGGATGGACGTTGACATTACCATAAAGGAAGGCAACCCCGAGTGCTTTGCGACAATTGACGGCCAGATAGACGTCGATATCACCGCAGGCGACAGGGTGGTTGTAAAGAGGGCGGAGAGCAATGTCTATCTCGTCAAAACCAAGGGCAAGGGCTACTTCGATATCCTTAGGGAGCGCCTGTCATGGGAAGCAAAGAGCAAGTGA
- the recN gene encoding DNA repair protein RecN: MLLELNIGDFAIIDDLNIAFTPGLNVFTGETGAGKSIIIGAIELVLGDRASVEMVRSGKEEARVEAFFDIKGAKPVSRILDESGLPKYEQVLIRRVINKNGRNKVMVNDSLSTIVTLSEIGRRLIDIYGQSEHQSLTRVEEHIDMLDLFGSLANLRAEMSDSYRKFAAAQKTYDSMMEGINKDAADMDLLRFQSKELSDAALKSGEEEELKKERGLLVNSEKLITLVGGAEGALYSSNESILSALGNIVKSIKSAAKLDARLIQTGDRLDTLIIELEDCASFLRDYVSRLEADPDRLDKLESRLALIEKLRKKYSAQTIDDLLEKQKTVEARLSSIDTNDEKLKEAGKALERAKEECAVIADSLSEARRKQAAALKTSIEKELSELGMKGAIFEASIETDRNEDQSPRFGEKGADRVIFLISTNPGEDVKPLSKVASGGELSRIMLAMKAVTALGKVPTLIFDEVDTGVGAPMAQVVGKKLKAVSKKHQVICITHMPQIAAFADTHFYVSKTQTKDGRTVTRVKKLDDKERIEQVAVMLGGAKPTDATIKAAKELFASAAK, encoded by the coding sequence ATGCTTCTTGAGCTCAATATCGGCGATTTCGCCATCATAGACGACTTGAACATCGCTTTCACGCCCGGGCTTAATGTTTTTACCGGAGAGACCGGCGCGGGCAAGAGTATTATCATCGGCGCCATAGAGCTCGTGCTCGGCGACAGGGCTTCCGTTGAGATGGTAAGGAGCGGCAAGGAGGAGGCCAGGGTCGAGGCTTTCTTCGATATAAAGGGCGCAAAGCCGGTATCGAGAATCCTCGATGAGAGTGGGCTTCCCAAATACGAACAGGTGCTGATAAGGCGCGTCATCAACAAGAACGGCAGAAACAAGGTCATGGTCAACGACAGCCTTTCGACCATAGTAACGCTTTCGGAAATAGGCAGGCGCTTAATCGACATCTACGGACAGAGCGAGCACCAGTCGCTAACTAGGGTCGAGGAGCACATAGACATGCTTGACCTCTTTGGCAGCCTCGCAAACCTACGCGCAGAGATGAGCGATTCCTACAGGAAGTTCGCCGCAGCCCAGAAGACCTACGATTCCATGATGGAGGGTATTAATAAGGATGCTGCGGACATGGACCTTCTAAGGTTCCAGTCAAAGGAGCTTTCCGATGCGGCGCTGAAATCAGGCGAGGAAGAGGAGCTTAAAAAAGAGCGCGGCCTGCTTGTAAATTCCGAAAAACTCATTACACTTGTAGGAGGGGCCGAGGGCGCGCTTTATTCCTCTAATGAATCCATACTTTCGGCGCTTGGCAATATCGTTAAGTCCATAAAGTCGGCTGCAAAGCTCGACGCAAGGTTGATACAGACAGGTGACAGGTTAGATACCTTGATAATCGAACTTGAGGACTGTGCGTCGTTTTTAAGGGATTATGTGTCGAGGTTGGAGGCAGACCCCGATAGGCTAGATAAGCTCGAGTCCAGGCTCGCGCTGATAGAGAAGCTAAGGAAGAAATACTCGGCACAGACAATCGATGATCTTCTTGAGAAACAAAAAACAGTGGAGGCGCGCCTTTCATCCATAGACACGAACGATGAAAAGCTAAAGGAGGCAGGAAAGGCGCTTGAGAGGGCGAAGGAGGAATGCGCTGTCATAGCCGACTCTCTTAGCGAGGCAAGGCGTAAGCAGGCCGCCGCGTTAAAGACCTCGATAGAAAAGGAACTTTCTGAGCTTGGTATGAAGGGGGCGATTTTCGAGGCGAGTATCGAAACCGACAGAAATGAAGACCAGTCCCCGCGCTTTGGCGAGAAGGGCGCTGACAGAGTGATCTTCCTTATCTCCACAAACCCGGGAGAAGATGTAAAGCCGCTATCGAAGGTGGCATCCGGAGGAGAGCTTTCGAGAATCATGCTTGCGATGAAGGCAGTTACCGCGCTTGGCAAGGTGCCGACCCTTATCTTCGATGAGGTCGATACGGGAGTTGGAGCCCCGATGGCGCAGGTCGTCGGTAAAAAGCTTAAGGCAGTTTCTAAAAAGCACCAGGTTATTTGCATTACGCACATGCCGCAGATAGCAGCTTTTGCAGACACGCATTTTTACGTGTCCAAGACGCAGACAAAGGACGGACGGACCGTTACGCGCGTTAAGAAGCTCGATGACAAGGAACGCATCGAACAGGTTGCCGTGATGCTTGGAGGCGCAAAGCCGACTGACGCGACCATCAAGGCTGCCAAGGAACTTTTCGCTTCTGCAGCCAAATAG
- a CDS encoding TldD/PmbA family protein, with translation MKDSGRIKSVMDKAIEQAVAAVDGRVDAYEVYVAFNRGKGVESKGLKADSIKVRSGFGVGLRTLKSARPGFSFTTVTNEAAIKKMADDALTGSIGASEDEFIVFPKAGSAREADLGLTDASFDDTTDEKIIDTAVCIEREARDYDKRITRVRKASYGENYACARLVNSSGVDVFSEATFYSGSVMAVAEEAGISEMGWDADFSHKRGGVDCAFVGRSAAERAVEMLGAKTMGTIKCKAVFENTIVIEFLEALSSSFLGDNVVKGKSMLKDKLGKKVASSIVSIYDDGLMPGGWGSSLYDSEGVPRIKTALIKDGMCETFLYDSYWARRAGKASTGSAGRGGFKGSPYVTTSNLYMEKGSVPFDELLKGMGKGLIIKSILGAHTIDSVSGDFSLGASGLWVEDGKVAYPVRGMAIAGNLIELFSSVEAVGSDMRLMGSTGAPSVLVGSIEASGA, from the coding sequence ATGAAGGACTCGGGGCGCATAAAATCGGTTATGGATAAGGCAATTGAGCAGGCTGTTGCTGCAGTTGACGGCCGCGTTGACGCATACGAGGTCTACGTCGCATTTAACCGAGGCAAAGGGGTCGAGTCCAAGGGGCTAAAGGCCGATTCCATAAAGGTGCGCTCGGGTTTCGGAGTGGGGCTTAGGACCCTAAAGAGCGCGCGCCCGGGGTTTTCGTTTACCACCGTTACAAATGAAGCGGCTATTAAAAAGATGGCCGACGACGCCCTGACAGGGAGCATCGGCGCTTCGGAGGATGAGTTTATCGTATTCCCAAAGGCAGGTTCGGCGCGTGAGGCAGACCTTGGGCTCACGGATGCCTCCTTCGACGACACGACCGATGAGAAGATAATAGACACGGCAGTGTGCATCGAGCGAGAGGCTCGCGATTATGATAAGCGCATAACGCGCGTTCGCAAGGCCTCTTACGGCGAGAACTATGCCTGCGCGAGGCTCGTTAACTCGAGCGGCGTGGACGTATTTAGCGAGGCTACTTTCTACTCAGGCTCGGTCATGGCCGTTGCCGAGGAGGCAGGGATAAGCGAGATGGGCTGGGACGCCGACTTCTCTCATAAGAGGGGTGGCGTTGATTGCGCCTTTGTAGGAAGAAGCGCGGCAGAGAGGGCGGTTGAGATGCTCGGGGCAAAGACCATGGGCACCATTAAGTGCAAGGCCGTGTTCGAAAATACCATTGTGATTGAGTTCCTAGAGGCGCTTTCCTCGTCGTTTCTCGGCGATAACGTCGTAAAGGGCAAGTCCATGCTAAAGGACAAGCTTGGCAAGAAGGTTGCCTCTTCCATTGTGAGCATTTACGACGACGGACTTATGCCGGGCGGCTGGGGCTCTTCGTTATACGATTCTGAAGGAGTGCCGAGGATAAAGACCGCGCTCATAAAGGACGGCATGTGTGAGACCTTTTTATATGACTCGTACTGGGCAAGGCGCGCTGGCAAGGCCTCTACCGGGAGCGCCGGGCGGGGCGGCTTCAAGGGCTCGCCGTATGTCACGACATCGAACCTTTACATGGAAAAAGGCAGCGTGCCTTTTGACGAGCTTCTAAAGGGCATGGGTAAGGGGCTTATCATAAAGTCCATACTCGGCGCGCATACGATAGACTCCGTAAGCGGGGATTTCTCTCTCGGCGCAAGCGGGCTCTGGGTCGAGGACGGCAAGGTTGCCTATCCGGTTCGCGGCATGGCGATAGCCGGAAACCTGATAGAGCTTTTTTCATCTGTTGAGGCCGTTGGCTCTGATATGCGCTTAATGGGCTCTACAGGCGCTCCGAGCGTGCTCGTAGGCTCGATAGAGGCG